In Herpetosiphonaceae bacterium, one genomic interval encodes:
- the purB gene encoding adenylosuccinate lyase has product MQTALDTLSPLDGRYAADVAPLRAYLTEAALYRARVQVEIEYLIFLSRSPQVHFVPPLDAAQQASLRALYRHFSPDDAAAIAAWDQRVNHDVKAVEYWLRERLTALGMAQWNEALHWALTSEDVNNLAYALLVREARDKVLVPAVAEIYVMLRDFALAYADLPMLSRTHGQPATPTTLGKELNVFAHRLGRANDTVARVVLTAKLNGATGTYAAQVSALPEVDWIRFSQAFIRFLELSPTLLTTQIEPHDSLAELCDALRRVNTILLDLDMDMWRYISDGYFVQRLAANEVGSSTMPHKVNPINFENSEGNLQVANALLELLSRKLPVSRLQRDLSDSTVLRTLGTAFGHSLVGYRRALRGLERVQPSEATIRQELASHPEVLAEAIQTILRREGYPEPYEVLKRLTRGRTPTLDNIRQFIETLDVAPTVKAELAALTPEEYTGLAEKLARLQP; this is encoded by the coding sequence ATGCAAACAGCATTAGATACATTATCGCCGCTCGATGGTCGTTATGCGGCAGATGTCGCACCGCTCCGCGCGTACCTGACCGAGGCGGCGCTGTATCGCGCCCGCGTTCAGGTCGAGATCGAGTACCTGATTTTTCTTTCCCGCTCGCCGCAGGTCCACTTCGTCCCCCCGCTCGACGCCGCCCAGCAGGCGTCGCTCCGCGCGCTGTATCGCCACTTCTCGCCGGACGATGCGGCGGCGATTGCCGCGTGGGACCAGCGCGTCAATCACGACGTGAAGGCGGTCGAGTACTGGCTCCGCGAGCGGCTGACCGCGCTGGGCATGGCTCAGTGGAACGAGGCGCTTCACTGGGCGCTGACCTCGGAAGACGTGAACAACCTGGCCTATGCGCTGCTGGTGCGAGAAGCGCGCGACAAGGTGCTGGTGCCCGCAGTCGCCGAGATTTATGTCATGCTGCGCGACTTCGCGCTCGCCTATGCCGACCTGCCGATGCTCTCGCGCACCCACGGCCAGCCCGCCACGCCGACGACGCTCGGCAAGGAGCTGAACGTCTTTGCCCATCGCCTGGGCCGCGCCAACGATACCGTAGCCCGCGTGGTGCTGACCGCCAAGCTGAATGGCGCGACCGGCACCTACGCCGCCCAGGTGTCCGCGCTGCCGGAGGTCGACTGGATTCGCTTTAGCCAGGCGTTTATCCGCTTCCTTGAGCTATCGCCGACGCTGCTGACCACGCAGATCGAGCCGCACGATTCGCTGGCCGAGCTCTGCGATGCGCTACGTCGCGTCAACACGATCTTGCTGGATCTCGATATGGATATGTGGCGCTACATCAGCGACGGCTACTTTGTGCAGCGCCTGGCTGCCAACGAAGTCGGCTCGTCCACGATGCCGCACAAGGTCAATCCGATCAACTTCGAGAACAGCGAGGGCAACCTTCAGGTCGCCAATGCGCTGCTTGAGCTGCTGAGCCGCAAGCTGCCCGTCTCGCGGTTGCAGCGCGATCTCTCGGACAGCACGGTGCTGCGAACGCTCGGCACGGCCTTCGGGCATAGCCTGGTCGGGTATCGCCGCGCGCTGCGCGGCCTTGAGCGGGTCCAGCCCAGCGAGGCAACGATCCGCCAAGAGCTGGCGTCGCATCCCGAAGTGCTGGCCGAGGCAATCCAGACGATTCTGCGCCGCGAAGGCTACCCCGAACCCTACGAGGTGCTCAAGCGCCTGACCCGTGGACGCACGCCGACGCTGGACAATATTCGGCAGTTCATCGAGACTCTCGACGTAGCGCCGACGGTCAAGGCAGAACTGGCAGCGCTCACGCCTGAGGAGTACACCGGCCTGGCCGAGAAGCTGGCACGGCTGCAACCATAA
- a CDS encoding response regulator transcription factor, with protein sequence MSKSGVVLVHAHPLFRQGLRYHLSGHPEFRITGEAGNGQQAIQLVDYTDPDIVLIEIDLPGVNGLEVARAIKRSHPNIGIVLLSADQDERLMIKALRAGVAAFIPRNVPWEDLLKVLQNVRRGDYPINDLVLSVPQMAASVLEEFRALSAEEQGDNIYSPLSPREIEVLELVAAGRTNKEIAVRLNISNQTVKNHISSILRKLAVNDRTQAVVFAMRRGWIKVNQSERA encoded by the coding sequence GTGAGCAAATCAGGCGTCGTTCTTGTGCATGCCCATCCGCTATTTCGTCAGGGCTTGCGTTATCATTTATCCGGGCATCCCGAATTTCGGATCACCGGTGAGGCTGGTAATGGACAGCAAGCCATTCAGCTTGTCGATTACACCGATCCTGACATTGTGTTGATCGAGATCGATCTGCCGGGCGTGAACGGTCTGGAGGTCGCGCGGGCGATCAAACGGAGTCATCCGAACATCGGCATCGTGCTGCTCAGCGCCGATCAGGACGAGCGGCTGATGATCAAAGCGCTGCGCGCGGGCGTTGCCGCGTTTATTCCGCGCAACGTGCCCTGGGAAGATCTGCTGAAGGTGCTGCAAAACGTGCGCCGGGGCGACTATCCGATCAACGATCTGGTGCTGTCGGTGCCCCAGATGGCCGCGTCGGTGCTGGAGGAGTTTCGCGCGCTGAGCGCCGAAGAGCAGGGCGATAACATCTACTCGCCGCTGTCTCCGCGCGAGATCGAGGTGCTGGAGCTGGTCGCTGCCGGGCGGACCAACAAAGAGATCGCGGTGCGGCTCAACATCAGCAACCAGACCGTCAAAAATCACATCTCGTCGATCTTGCGCAAGCTGGCCGTCAACGACCGCACGCAGGCGGTGGTGTTTGCGATGCGGCGCGGCTGGATCAAGGTCAATCAAAGCGAGCGGGCATAG
- a CDS encoding zinc metallopeptidase — translation MFFLDPMYFVFALPAMFFAMWAQYKVKSTFSKYSEVPNMRNISGLEVAQVLMRNEGLDYLQVHRVPGDLTDFYDPRNKSINLSQGSTQKPSVAALAIVAHELGHAVQDREGYLWMRARSSIVGIANIGSNLGVMLFFIGLLLGAARGGELGFSIAVLGTLLFAGAVAFTLVTLPVELNASSRARQMLMRNGLISTQEAEGVSKMLNAAALTYVAAAAQAVSQLLYFAMILFGGRRE, via the coding sequence ATGTTTTTCTTAGACCCGATGTATTTTGTATTCGCGCTACCCGCGATGTTCTTCGCGATGTGGGCACAGTACAAAGTAAAGTCAACCTTCAGCAAATACTCGGAAGTGCCCAATATGCGCAACATCAGCGGGCTGGAGGTCGCGCAGGTCTTGATGCGCAATGAGGGGCTGGACTATTTGCAGGTCCATCGCGTTCCCGGCGATCTAACGGACTTCTACGATCCGCGCAATAAATCGATCAACCTGTCGCAGGGCTCGACGCAGAAGCCATCGGTAGCCGCTCTGGCGATCGTCGCGCACGAGCTGGGCCATGCCGTGCAGGACCGCGAGGGCTACCTGTGGATGCGCGCCCGATCAAGCATCGTCGGCATCGCCAACATTGGCTCGAACCTGGGCGTGATGCTCTTCTTCATCGGCCTGCTGCTTGGCGCGGCGCGTGGCGGCGAGCTTGGCTTTAGCATCGCCGTGCTGGGCACCTTGCTCTTCGCCGGAGCGGTCGCCTTCACGCTGGTCACGCTGCCGGTCGAGCTGAACGCCTCCAGCCGCGCGCGCCAAATGCTGATGCGCAACGGCCTGATCTCAACGCAGGAGGCCGAGGGCGTGTCGAAGATGCTGAACGCCGCCGCGCTGACGTACGTCGCAGCCGCCGCGCAGGCCGTATCGCAACTGCTGTACTTCGCCATGATCCTGTTCGGCGGTCGGCGCGAGTAA
- a CDS encoding phosphatase PAP2 family protein: protein MQIELIRALQNLRTPPLTAFFEIITTIGATQFYVFVLPLLFWWVSTTIGYRFIVVVLISAYLNSMLKDLGPLFISNQYLFYTTRPFAAYPEQVWTCRRDPLFDPQAVLARLCREEESFSFPSGHAQTSLVAWGYLLLTVRRRWFSALAVALIVLIGLSRMYLGQHWPTDVLGGWLIGGALLGGAFYLFSLWRLHPRALNLVLLTLLLALVPLLLALDDDPTFNRTRALGLLVGSSSGYLAHIRYAKFVVRAAWSVQILKLAIGALGLGALQFGLGALLPNMHLAELLLTLLIGLWVTLVAPLIFGRIWGVPSPPATVRSADERAPTH from the coding sequence ATGCAGATTGAGCTGATCCGCGCGCTGCAAAACCTGCGAACGCCGCCGCTCACGGCCTTCTTCGAGATTATTACCACGATCGGCGCGACGCAGTTCTACGTGTTTGTACTGCCGCTGCTTTTCTGGTGGGTGAGCACGACGATCGGCTATCGTTTCATCGTCGTTGTGCTGATCTCGGCCTACCTGAACAGCATGCTCAAAGACCTCGGCCCGCTCTTTATCTCGAATCAATACCTGTTCTATACCACTCGTCCGTTCGCGGCCTATCCGGAGCAGGTCTGGACCTGTCGGCGCGATCCGCTCTTTGATCCGCAGGCCGTGCTGGCACGACTGTGCCGCGAAGAGGAAAGTTTTTCGTTTCCCAGCGGTCACGCGCAGACCAGCCTGGTGGCCTGGGGCTATCTACTGCTGACGGTGCGCCGCCGCTGGTTTTCCGCGCTCGCCGTGGCGCTGATCGTCTTGATCGGCCTGTCGCGGATGTACCTGGGGCAGCACTGGCCGACCGATGTGCTGGGCGGCTGGCTGATCGGCGGCGCGCTCCTGGGCGGCGCGTTCTACCTGTTTTCGCTGTGGCGGCTCCACCCCCGTGCGCTGAACCTTGTGCTGCTGACGCTGCTGCTGGCGCTGGTGCCGCTGCTGCTGGCGCTCGACGACGATCCAACCTTCAACCGGACGCGCGCGCTTGGCCTGCTGGTCGGCAGCAGCAGCGGCTATCTGGCGCACATCCGCTACGCCAAGTTTGTCGTGCGGGCGGCATGGTCGGTCCAGATCCTCAAGCTGGCAATCGGCGCGCTTGGTCTTGGTGCGCTGCAATTCGGCCTGGGAGCGCTGCTGCCGAATATGCATCTTGCCGAGCTGCTGCTGACGCTGCTGATCGGGCTGTGGGTGACGCTGGTCGCGCCGCTGATCTTTGGCCGGATCTGGGGCGTGCCGTCACCGCCCGCGACGGTCCGAAGCGCCGACGAGCGCGCACCAACGCATTGA
- a CDS encoding methyltransferase domain-containing protein, with translation MRNSRFQLPAWAFLKGFLREPRTVGSIAPSSRWLVGAMLDEAGVDTAQVIAEFGPGTGVFTDEIIRRMQPDARLLVFEVHRPFFASLRERIRDPRVELIAESAAEVGQHLQRLGLQQIDCIVSGLPFTSLPRPVTHAILQATAAALRPGGVFVTYQYTPVLRGLLRSYFPTARITRYVLRNIPPALVFVCRKPA, from the coding sequence ATGAGGAATTCGCGTTTTCAACTTCCAGCGTGGGCCTTTCTCAAAGGCTTTTTACGCGAACCACGCACGGTCGGCTCGATCGCGCCGTCGTCGCGCTGGCTGGTCGGCGCTATGCTGGACGAGGCAGGCGTTGATACAGCGCAGGTGATCGCGGAGTTTGGGCCGGGCACGGGTGTGTTCACCGACGAGATCATCCGGCGCATGCAGCCCGATGCGCGCCTGCTGGTCTTCGAGGTCCATCGTCCGTTTTTCGCCAGCCTCCGCGAGCGCATCCGCGATCCACGGGTTGAGCTGATCGCCGAATCGGCTGCCGAAGTCGGGCAGCATCTTCAGCGGCTGGGCCTGCAACAGATCGATTGTATCGTTTCGGGCCTGCCCTTCACGTCGCTGCCGCGCCCGGTGACACACGCGATTTTACAGGCGACCGCTGCCGCGCTCCGGCCCGGCGGCGTCTTCGTCACCTACCAGTACACGCCCGTGCTGCGCGGCCTGCTGCGCTCGTACTTCCCGACAGCGCGCATCACCCGCTACGTCCTCCGCAACATTCCACCCGCGCTCGTTTTCGTCTGCCGCAAACCGGCATGA
- a CDS encoding AI-2E family transporter — MQTVERISYKRIAGYTALVLATVAVAYLTYQLSEVVLLFVLSIIVAAALRAPMLWLQQRRIPRSIAILLLYLLMLAILSGAIVIVGQPLVEELRIAGERFPLRYDALLTSWQNSDQEWQQAIAGMLPHTSVVINSIGQRGSQQIAYQVVGLSYGIANVVISLLAILTLAFYWLIDEDRFVRLWLMLLQVQQRTVARHTWQDIERRVGTFVRSEALQFILTLLLLWIGLQVLGVRYSATWAVFGALVQLIPWVGIPLTLLPAIPMFWTDPLAVALSATALIILVGFLMDRVVEPWMGVQGIVHPIVSVVALMIMGEAAGVVGMIVALPLAATVQSILSQLVQVNTAPRTAAATQAMQSTQIQDLRARLARLHMEVPENHEEQRALEGMFQRLNTLLDKTEQAMQARASASETRRMADKTDLRSRIPAIFARHRPR; from the coding sequence ATGCAAACAGTCGAAAGAATATCCTATAAGCGCATCGCGGGCTACACGGCGCTGGTACTGGCGACAGTAGCGGTCGCCTATCTAACGTATCAGTTGAGCGAAGTCGTGCTGCTGTTCGTGCTGTCAATCATCGTGGCCGCTGCGCTGCGAGCGCCGATGCTGTGGCTTCAGCAGCGGCGTATTCCGCGCAGCATCGCGATTTTGCTGCTCTACCTGCTGATGCTGGCGATCTTGAGCGGCGCGATCGTGATCGTGGGGCAGCCGCTCGTCGAGGAGCTCCGCATCGCGGGAGAGCGCTTCCCGCTGCGCTACGATGCGCTGCTGACAAGCTGGCAGAACAGCGACCAGGAGTGGCAGCAGGCCATCGCCGGGATGCTGCCGCATACCAGCGTGGTGATCAACAGCATCGGCCAGCGCGGCTCGCAGCAGATCGCCTATCAGGTTGTCGGATTATCCTATGGGATCGCCAACGTGGTGATCTCGCTGCTGGCAATCCTGACGCTCGCCTTTTACTGGCTGATCGACGAGGATCGTTTCGTGCGCCTGTGGCTGATGCTGCTGCAAGTTCAGCAGCGAACTGTCGCGCGGCACACCTGGCAGGACATCGAGCGACGAGTTGGCACGTTTGTGCGCTCGGAGGCGCTGCAATTCATCCTCACGCTGCTGCTGCTCTGGATCGGACTCCAGGTGCTCGGAGTGCGTTATTCCGCTACCTGGGCGGTCTTCGGCGCGCTCGTGCAGCTCATCCCGTGGGTCGGGATTCCGCTGACGCTGCTCCCGGCGATCCCGATGTTCTGGACCGATCCGCTGGCGGTGGCCCTGAGCGCGACGGCGCTGATCATCCTCGTCGGCTTCCTCATGGATCGCGTCGTCGAGCCGTGGATGGGCGTGCAGGGCATCGTCCACCCGATCGTATCGGTGGTGGCGCTGATGATCATGGGCGAGGCCGCAGGCGTGGTCGGCATGATCGTGGCGCTACCGCTGGCGGCCACGGTACAAAGTATCCTGAGCCAGCTCGTCCAGGTCAACACCGCACCACGCACCGCAGCCGCGACACAGGCCATGCAATCGACGCAGATCCAGGATCTCCGGGCGCGGCTGGCGCGCCTGCACATGGAAGTGCCGGAGAATCACGAGGAGCAGCGCGCCCTTGAGGGCATGTTCCAGCGGCTCAACACGCTGCTCGATAAGACCGAGCAGGCGATGCAGGCGCGTGCCAGCGCATCGGAGACGCGCCGCATGGCCGACAAGACCGATCTGCGCAGCCGCATTCCGGCCATCTTCGCGCGCCACCGCCCGCGCTAG
- a CDS encoding AI-2E family transporter, giving the protein MQAASPTTLPAAPRRWYARRVIVATLIVLLVAVGFYLLYRFSNVLFVLFVAAVFATAIRPNVLWMERHHIPQPLGILLMYALVGLVTAGVLRLLTPLLITQATTLSTDLPTYYANFREWLGSAPVFLIRRLAAQLPPELSLSLGPAPQDSDKVAAVAQAVAIVRGVGWSMFGLVAIGLISYFWIVDREQIVRAALLVVPLDQRDTAHEIWDVLEEKVGAFVRGQALLCVSIGILSAIAFIGIGVPNAVLLAVLAGVLEAVPYIGPIATAVLAISITLAQSPEKIWWVIGACILIQQVENAVLVPRIMDRTVGVNAVVTLLAIAAFGTLLGVSGAIMAIPLAVIIQVLVERLLFDAPAPPAAEIIGRDQIALLRYQAQDLANDLRERIREHDDTEDDYILEEDLEAVVGEVDQLLQTIRQPEAPEATGQPA; this is encoded by the coding sequence ATGCAAGCCGCATCGCCGACAACCCTTCCAGCCGCGCCGCGTCGCTGGTATGCCCGACGTGTGATCGTCGCAACGCTCATCGTGTTGCTGGTCGCTGTCGGGTTTTACCTGCTCTATCGCTTCTCGAACGTCCTGTTCGTGCTCTTTGTCGCCGCCGTGTTTGCCACCGCGATCCGCCCCAACGTCCTGTGGATGGAGCGCCATCATATTCCGCAGCCGCTTGGTATTCTGCTGATGTACGCGCTGGTGGGCCTGGTGACAGCGGGCGTGCTGCGCCTGCTCACGCCGCTGCTGATCACGCAGGCGACGACGCTCTCCACGGACTTACCGACGTACTACGCCAATTTTCGCGAATGGCTTGGCAGCGCCCCGGTCTTTCTGATACGCAGACTGGCGGCGCAGCTTCCACCTGAGCTAAGCCTGAGCCTGGGACCAGCGCCGCAGGATAGCGACAAAGTCGCCGCCGTCGCTCAGGCGGTGGCGATCGTTCGCGGCGTGGGCTGGAGTATGTTCGGCCTGGTGGCGATTGGCTTGATCAGCTACTTCTGGATCGTCGACCGCGAGCAGATCGTGCGGGCCGCGCTGCTGGTCGTGCCCCTCGACCAGCGAGACACGGCGCATGAGATCTGGGATGTGCTGGAAGAAAAAGTAGGCGCGTTCGTGCGCGGCCAGGCGCTGCTCTGCGTGTCGATCGGCATTCTGTCGGCGATTGCCTTTATCGGCATCGGCGTGCCCAACGCGGTCTTGCTCGCGGTGCTGGCCGGAGTCTTAGAGGCGGTACCCTACATCGGGCCGATCGCGACGGCAGTACTGGCGATCAGCATTACGCTGGCGCAATCGCCGGAAAAGATCTGGTGGGTGATCGGCGCGTGCATCCTGATTCAGCAGGTCGAAAATGCGGTCCTTGTGCCACGGATCATGGATCGCACCGTCGGCGTCAATGCGGTAGTGACGCTGCTGGCGATTGCAGCCTTTGGGACGCTGCTGGGCGTGAGCGGCGCGATCATGGCGATCCCGCTGGCGGTGATCATCCAGGTGTTGGTCGAGCGCCTCCTCTTCGACGCGCCAGCGCCGCCCGCCGCAGAGATCATCGGACGCGATCAGATCGCCCTGCTGCGCTACCAGGCCCAGGATCTCGCCAACGATTTGCGCGAGCGGATACGCGAACATGACGATACCGAGGACGATTACATCCTTGAAGAAGATCTGGAAGCGGTCGTCGGCGAGGTCGATCAACTGCTGCAAACGATCAGACAGCCAGAAGCGCCTGAGGCTACCGGTCAACCGGCATAA
- a CDS encoding rhomboid family intramembrane serine protease — protein sequence MFPIGDQNRHGHITPVINYILIALNIAVFLYQITLPDPQTARSCAEAAAATVQGFVCQYGVIPAEVMGGQDLFTLLTSMFVHGGWAHIIGNMMFLWVFGDNVEDAFGHLGYLVFYLVTGLAASAAHIFLNTGSGIPSVGASGAISGVLGAYIVFFGGNPIRVLIGYFITVVPAWIMIGLWAAQQFIATYGSIAATDQTDGGVAYAAHAGGFVAGLVLGIALRGTVGQPEQRPASRRGRFA from the coding sequence ATGTTTCCCATCGGCGATCAGAATCGGCATGGACATATCACGCCCGTCATCAACTACATCTTGATCGCGCTGAATATCGCGGTCTTTTTGTACCAGATCACGCTGCCGGACCCGCAGACGGCGCGCTCATGCGCCGAGGCTGCGGCGGCGACGGTGCAGGGGTTTGTCTGTCAGTATGGCGTGATTCCCGCCGAGGTCATGGGCGGGCAAGATCTCTTCACGCTGCTGACCTCGATGTTCGTCCACGGAGGCTGGGCGCATATCATCGGCAATATGATGTTTCTCTGGGTCTTCGGCGATAACGTAGAGGATGCCTTCGGGCACCTGGGCTACCTGGTCTTCTATCTGGTGACGGGCCTGGCTGCCAGCGCCGCGCATATCTTTCTCAACACAGGATCGGGTATTCCCAGCGTAGGAGCCAGCGGCGCGATCTCAGGCGTGCTCGGCGCGTACATCGTCTTCTTCGGCGGCAATCCCATTCGGGTGCTGATCGGCTACTTTATCACGGTGGTACCCGCCTGGATCATGATTGGCCTGTGGGCTGCCCAGCAGTTCATCGCCACCTACGGCTCGATCGCCGCCACCGATCAGACCGATGGCGGCGTGGCCTACGCGGCGCACGCTGGCGGCTTCGTGGCGGGGCTGGTGCTGGGGATCGCCCTGCGCGGCACGGTGGGACAGCCGGAGCAGCGGCCTGCATCCAGGCGCGGCAGATTTGCGTAA
- a CDS encoding flavin reductase family protein — protein MSIDQADFRRVMGHFASGVTVVTTCHEGFCHGITVSSFCSLSLEPPLVLICIDRRVNSHELIERSGMFAINILAEDGEWLSRHFASRELDKFSKVAYHSGHKGLPLLDGALATIECRLAEKFPGGDHTIFVGEVLRTEVPREGRPLLYFRSGYHQLA, from the coding sequence GTGAGCATCGATCAGGCAGACTTTCGCCGTGTCATGGGACATTTCGCCTCAGGCGTCACCGTTGTCACCACGTGCCACGAAGGGTTTTGTCACGGAATAACCGTCAGCTCCTTTTGTTCGTTGTCGTTAGAGCCGCCGCTGGTCTTGATCTGTATCGATCGGCGAGTCAACAGCCATGAGCTGATCGAGCGCTCTGGGATGTTTGCCATCAATATCCTGGCGGAAGACGGCGAGTGGCTTTCACGCCATTTTGCCAGCCGCGAGCTTGATAAATTCTCAAAGGTTGCCTACCATAGCGGGCACAAAGGTCTGCCGCTGCTCGACGGCGCGCTGGCGACGATCGAGTGTCGCCTGGCCGAGAAGTTTCCGGGCGGCGATCATACGATCTTTGTCGGCGAGGTGCTGCGGACAGAGGTTCCTCGCGAGGGCCGTCCGCTGCTCTACTTCCGCAGCGGCTACCATCAGCTTGCTTAG